A DNA window from Novosphingobium sp. RL4 contains the following coding sequences:
- a CDS encoding VOC family protein: protein MFSHICVGSNDLVAAKTFYDAIFAAMGATPLMADPAAGRLAYTHNGSNFMIVTPIDGNEATFANGGTVGFSMDSTAAVDAWHAAGCAAGGQSCEDAPGLREFPFGKLYLAYLRDPQNNKLCAMHHVQA, encoded by the coding sequence ATGTTCAGCCACATCTGCGTCGGCAGCAACGACCTCGTCGCCGCGAAGACCTTCTACGACGCGATCTTCGCCGCGATGGGCGCCACCCCGCTGATGGCCGACCCTGCGGCAGGCCGCCTCGCCTATACCCACAACGGCTCGAACTTCATGATCGTCACCCCGATCGACGGCAACGAGGCCACTTTCGCCAATGGCGGCACGGTTGGCTTCTCGATGGACAGCACCGCCGCGGTGGATGCCTGGCATGCAGCCGGGTGCGCGGCCGGCGGACAGAGCTGCGAGGATGCGCCGGGCCTGCGCGAATTCCCGTTCGGCAAGCTTTATCTCGCCTATCTGCGCGATCCGCAGAACAACAAGCTCTGCGCGATGCATCACGTCCAGGCCTGA
- a CDS encoding VOC family protein yields MILKSLRLGTNDLEKARAFYDATFAALGVEPCAISNEYPMVMWDLDGLKFLLGPARDGEPATHANGGTIIFGANDEATVRAWHAAGLANGGTCEGQPEAKPQARGAFGAYMRDPDGHKLGIYSGLTMGG; encoded by the coding sequence ATGATCCTGAAAAGCCTGCGCCTCGGCACCAACGACCTTGAGAAGGCCCGCGCCTTCTATGACGCCACTTTCGCCGCGCTCGGCGTGGAACCCTGCGCGATCTCGAACGAATATCCGATGGTGATGTGGGATCTCGACGGCCTGAAGTTCCTGCTCGGCCCGGCGCGTGACGGCGAGCCCGCCACCCATGCCAACGGCGGAACGATCATCTTCGGCGCGAACGACGAGGCCACCGTGCGCGCCTGGCATGCCGCCGGTCTCGCCAACGGCGGCACTTGCGAGGGCCAGCCCGAGGCCAAGCCGCAGGCGCGCGGCGCCTTCGGTGCCTATATGCGCGACCCGGACGGCCACAAGCTGGGCATCTACAGCGGGCTCACCATGGGCGGCTGA
- a CDS encoding prephenate/arogenate dehydrogenase family protein, whose product MSINSVAIIGLGLQGGSIGLAVQEYLPGVATTGYDLSPAHRARAAERGLVGTVCETPAEAVANADLVIFCVPPGVMGMAAEQVREALPAHCLVSDVGSSKEAISRALGDALPDHLVIPAHPVAGTENSGPDAGFAHLFRNRWCIVTPPARTDMVKLSELVGFWEGLGANVEIMTPGHHDLVLAVTSHLPHLIAYTIVGTASDLEDVTQGEVIKYSAGGFRDFTRIAASDPTMWRDVFLSNKDAVLTMLQRFTEDLTALQRSIRVGDGDALFEHFARTRAIRRSIIEEGQDDSRPDFGRGDHENGQKNR is encoded by the coding sequence ATGAGCATAAACAGCGTCGCGATCATCGGCCTCGGCCTTCAGGGCGGATCGATCGGCCTTGCCGTGCAGGAATACCTGCCCGGCGTGGCCACCACCGGCTACGACCTCAGCCCCGCCCACCGCGCCCGCGCGGCCGAGCGCGGCCTCGTCGGCACGGTCTGCGAGACGCCGGCCGAAGCCGTCGCGAATGCCGACCTCGTGATCTTCTGCGTGCCCCCCGGCGTGATGGGCATGGCGGCCGAGCAAGTGCGCGAGGCGCTGCCCGCGCATTGCCTCGTCAGCGATGTCGGCTCCAGCAAGGAAGCGATCTCCAGGGCGCTGGGCGATGCCCTGCCCGATCACCTGGTGATCCCCGCGCACCCGGTTGCCGGCACCGAGAATTCCGGCCCCGACGCGGGCTTTGCGCACCTGTTCCGCAATCGCTGGTGCATCGTCACCCCGCCCGCACGGACGGACATGGTGAAGCTCAGCGAGCTGGTCGGCTTCTGGGAAGGGCTCGGCGCCAATGTCGAGATCATGACCCCCGGCCATCACGACCTCGTGCTCGCCGTCACCAGCCACCTGCCGCACCTCATCGCCTATACCATCGTCGGCACCGCCTCCGACCTCGAGGACGTGACGCAGGGCGAGGTCATCAAGTATTCGGCCGGCGGCTTCCGCGACTTCACGCGCATCGCCGCCTCGGACCCCACGATGTGGCGCGACGTGTTCCTGTCGAACAAGGACGCGGTGCTGACCATGCTGCAGCGCTTCACCGAGGACCTGACCGCGCTGCAGCGCTCGATCCGGGTGGGTGACGGCGATGCCCTGTTCGAGCATTTCGCCCGCACCCGCGCAATCCGCCGCTCCATCATCGAGGAAGGGCAGGACGATTCCCGCCCCGACTTCGGACGCGGCGATCACGAGAACGGCCAAAAGAATCGCTGA
- the metX gene encoding homoserine O-acetyltransferase MetX has translation MSTTPIIDSSRVLELAQPLPLDGGQSLPGVRIAYETHGTLNAARDNAILITHALTGDHHVVSDHPKTGKPGWWVRMVGPGKPIDTDRFFVICANVIGSCMGSTGPASLAPDGKPWGMRFPVITIRDMVRGHVALLDALEIDCLYAVVGGSMGGMQALSLASNFPDRIRAALVIASTARHSAQNIAFHEVGRQSIMADPEWREGDYYDHGKGPEKGLSVARMAAHITYLSEAGLTEKFGRRLQNREEKTFGFDADFQIESYLRYQGLAFTDRFDANSYLYITRAMDYFDLAEEHGGLLANAFAQSKARYCLVSFDTDWLYPTADSRGVVHALNAAGLPVSFVELSAPYGHDSFLLDVPALDRVVEGFLGEGR, from the coding sequence ATGTCCACCACGCCCATCATCGACTCCAGTCGGGTTCTCGAACTGGCCCAGCCGCTCCCGCTCGACGGCGGACAGAGCCTGCCGGGCGTCCGCATCGCCTATGAGACGCACGGCACGCTCAATGCCGCGCGCGACAACGCGATTCTCATCACCCATGCGCTGACCGGCGACCATCACGTGGTCTCGGATCATCCCAAGACCGGCAAGCCCGGATGGTGGGTGCGCATGGTCGGACCGGGCAAGCCGATCGACACGGACCGGTTCTTCGTGATCTGCGCCAATGTGATCGGCTCCTGCATGGGCTCCACCGGCCCGGCCAGCCTCGCGCCGGACGGCAAGCCGTGGGGTATGCGCTTCCCGGTCATCACCATCCGCGACATGGTGCGCGGCCACGTCGCCCTGCTCGATGCGCTGGAGATCGATTGCCTCTATGCCGTCGTCGGCGGGTCGATGGGCGGAATGCAGGCGCTCAGCCTCGCCTCGAACTTCCCCGACCGGATCCGCGCAGCGCTGGTGATCGCCTCCACCGCGCGCCATTCGGCGCAGAACATCGCTTTCCACGAAGTGGGCCGCCAGTCGATCATGGCGGACCCGGAGTGGCGCGAGGGCGACTATTACGATCACGGCAAGGGCCCGGAAAAGGGCCTCTCGGTGGCGCGCATGGCCGCGCACATCACCTATCTCTCGGAAGCGGGCCTGACCGAGAAGTTCGGCCGCCGCCTCCAGAACCGCGAGGAGAAGACCTTCGGGTTCGACGCCGATTTCCAGATCGAGTCCTACCTGCGCTATCAGGGCCTGGCCTTCACGGACCGCTTCGATGCGAACTCCTACCTCTACATCACCCGCGCCATGGACTATTTCGACCTGGCCGAGGAGCATGGCGGCTTGCTGGCCAATGCCTTCGCGCAGTCCAAGGCGCGCTACTGCCTCGTCAGCTTCGACACCGACTGGCTCTACCCCACCGCGGATTCGCGCGGCGTCGTCCACGCGCTGAATGCGGCGGGCCTGCCGGTGAGCTTCGTCGAACTGTCCGCGCCTTACGGTCATGACAGCTTCCTGCTCGACGTTCCCGCGCTCGATCGCGTGGTCGAGGGATTCCTGGGAGAAGGCCGGTGA
- a CDS encoding DUF2171 domain-containing protein, with product MFEKLRVREHMEVTDYNGTHVGTIDSVKDDQIKLTRSDSSDGAHHFIAFDNVDRIEDNRVYLKQGTPIPMGAGAN from the coding sequence ATGTTCGAGAAACTTCGCGTCCGTGAACACATGGAAGTCACTGATTACAATGGCACCCATGTCGGTACTATCGATTCGGTGAAGGACGACCAGATCAAGCTTACGCGTTCGGACAGTTCCGATGGCGCGCACCATTTCATTGCTTTTGACAATGTCGATCGCATCGAAGACAATCGCGTATACCTGAAGCAAGGCACCCCGATTCCCATGGGCGCCGGCGCCAACTGA
- a CDS encoding transglutaminase family protein — MKLSILAQLDYALPAPTDVLLQLEAAILPEQLVHSAHISLPPVEHFARLPGHDQIGDRIWLHVANALTVRYEAVVEPQRIVTPIEGLPAVPPHMLPAETVDYLLPSRFCPSDTFQDFALTQFGMFEGGNKVAAIRDWVAGHLAYVPGSSNAQTSAADSFNSGEGVCRDYAHLVISLCRASAIPARFASVYGLGVKPQDFHAVAEVFLDDTWHLVDATGMSRPEAMAKIGVGVDAAAVSFLTSYGPVELRSQSVEVREIG, encoded by the coding sequence ATGAAACTCTCGATTCTGGCCCAACTTGATTACGCGCTGCCCGCGCCCACCGACGTGCTGCTCCAGCTCGAGGCGGCGATCCTTCCCGAGCAGCTGGTCCACAGCGCCCATATTTCGCTGCCTCCGGTCGAGCATTTCGCCCGCCTGCCCGGGCATGACCAGATCGGCGACCGGATCTGGCTCCATGTCGCCAATGCGCTGACCGTGCGCTACGAGGCCGTCGTGGAACCGCAGCGGATCGTGACCCCGATCGAGGGGCTGCCCGCCGTGCCGCCGCACATGCTCCCTGCCGAGACGGTCGATTACCTGCTGCCCTCGCGCTTCTGCCCTTCCGACACCTTCCAGGACTTTGCTCTAACGCAGTTCGGCATGTTCGAAGGCGGAAACAAGGTGGCCGCGATCCGCGACTGGGTGGCCGGCCACCTGGCTTACGTCCCCGGCTCCAGCAATGCGCAGACGAGCGCGGCCGACAGCTTCAATTCGGGCGAGGGCGTATGCCGTGACTATGCCCACCTCGTCATCAGCCTGTGCCGCGCCTCGGCCATTCCGGCGCGCTTCGCCAGCGTCTACGGCCTGGGCGTCAAGCCGCAGGACTTTCATGCCGTGGCCGAAGTCTTCCTCGACGATACCTGGCATCTGGTGGATGCCACCGGCATGAGCCGCCCCGAGGCGATGGCGAAGATCGGGGTCGGCGTCGATGCGGCGGCGGTTTCGTTCCTCACCAGCTACGGGCCGGTGGAACTGCGGAGCCAGTCCGTGGAAGTCCGCGAGATCGGCTGA
- the metW gene encoding methionine biosynthesis protein MetW: MNGLRPDLAVIAANVDPAARVLDVGCGDGTLMQALREDKRCDARGMELDSANVGLCVAKGLSVIQGDADKDLAFYPDQSVDYAILSQTLQTTMRPDMVLEQLLRIGRRAFVSFPNFAHWRVRLSLLWGGRMPVTRLLPVAWYETPNIHHLTVDDFRELLRERGIKVEGAWFLSGDQQCSAAAANFRAEHAVFLLSRG; the protein is encoded by the coding sequence ATGAACGGCCTGCGTCCCGATCTCGCGGTGATCGCCGCCAATGTCGATCCCGCCGCGCGGGTGCTCGACGTGGGCTGCGGCGACGGCACGCTGATGCAGGCCCTTCGCGAAGACAAGCGGTGCGACGCGCGCGGCATGGAGCTCGATTCCGCCAATGTCGGCCTTTGCGTCGCCAAGGGCCTGTCGGTGATCCAGGGCGATGCCGACAAGGACCTGGCCTTCTACCCGGACCAGTCGGTGGACTACGCGATCCTGTCGCAGACCCTGCAGACGACGATGCGCCCGGACATGGTGCTGGAGCAGCTTCTCCGCATCGGCCGCCGCGCCTTCGTGAGTTTCCCCAACTTCGCGCACTGGCGCGTGCGGCTGTCGCTGCTGTGGGGCGGGCGGATGCCGGTTACGCGCCTGCTGCCGGTCGCCTGGTACGAGACGCCCAACATCCACCACCTTACCGTGGACGATTTCCGCGAACTGCTGCGCGAACGCGGCATCAAGGTGGAAGGCGCCTGGTTCCTCTCCGGCGACCAGCAGTGCAGCGCCGCCGCCGCGAATTTCCGCGCCGAACATGCGGTGTTCCTGCTGTCGCGCGGATAG
- a CDS encoding complex I NDUFA9 subunit family protein: protein MSQATDPLYGKIVTLLGGSGFLGKHVAQALLARGARLRIASRSPKKSYALKLLGNLGQVQFAGVDVTKPDSLAAVLAGSDAVVNLVGAFNGNLDAVQGEAAGRIAAAASAAGAAAFVHVSAIGAEASSSVAYARTKAEGERAVLAAFPTATILRPSVMFGPDDNFVMMFGNLVSRLPVLPVFAPQAKLQPVFVDDVAEAIAETLSAPETHGGKTFELAGPEVVSMLDLNQRIARAAERDRTFIELPDGISGLIAALPGTPISTDQLKLLQAGNTASGTLPGLAQLGITPRPLELFLDRWMVPFRNHGRFGTKTAAA, encoded by the coding sequence ATGAGCCAAGCCACCGACCCCCTCTACGGCAAGATCGTCACGCTGCTGGGCGGCAGCGGCTTTCTCGGAAAGCATGTGGCCCAGGCCCTGCTCGCACGCGGCGCGCGTCTGCGCATCGCCAGCCGCAGCCCCAAGAAATCCTACGCCCTCAAGCTGCTCGGCAACCTTGGGCAGGTCCAGTTTGCGGGCGTGGACGTGACCAAGCCCGATTCGCTGGCCGCCGTGCTGGCCGGATCGGACGCCGTGGTGAACCTGGTGGGCGCGTTCAACGGCAATCTCGACGCCGTGCAGGGTGAAGCCGCGGGCCGCATCGCCGCTGCCGCCAGCGCCGCCGGCGCCGCTGCGTTCGTCCACGTCTCGGCCATCGGCGCCGAAGCCTCGTCGAGCGTCGCCTATGCGCGGACCAAGGCAGAAGGCGAACGGGCCGTGCTTGCCGCCTTCCCGACCGCCACGATCCTGCGCCCCTCGGTCATGTTCGGCCCGGACGACAACTTCGTCATGATGTTCGGCAATCTCGTTTCGCGCCTGCCGGTGCTGCCGGTCTTCGCACCGCAGGCGAAGCTCCAGCCGGTCTTCGTGGACGACGTGGCCGAGGCGATCGCCGAAACCCTCTCCGCCCCGGAAACACATGGCGGCAAGACCTTCGAGCTCGCCGGCCCGGAAGTGGTCTCGATGCTCGACCTCAACCAGCGCATCGCCAGGGCTGCCGAGCGTGATCGCACCTTCATCGAACTGCCCGACGGCATTTCCGGACTGATTGCCGCCCTGCCCGGCACCCCGATCAGCACCGACCAGCTCAAGCTGCTCCAGGCCGGCAATACCGCAAGCGGCACGTTGCCCGGCCTTGCCCAGCTCGGCATCACGCCGCGCCCGCTGGAGCTGTTCCTCGACCGCTGGATGGTGCCGTTCCGCAACCACGGCCGCTTCGGCACCAAGACCGCCGCAGCCTGA
- a CDS encoding histidinol-phosphate transaminase, translating to MTDSQTISTRQAPQPKPWIDAIHAYVPGKSKGKDGKPLIKLSANENPLGTSRHALEARAQAPALYPDPDSTALREAIAARHGLDAARVVMGTGSDELLNLAAQGYAGLGDEVIYVRYGFSVYDIAARRCGATPVIAPDADYGTDVDALLALVTDRTRVVFVANPNNPTGSYLPKGEIARLHAGLPADVLLVLDQAYGEYVAPEDDDGSLALARAHDNVLVTRTFSKIFGLAGERIGWATGAPGIVATLNRIRGPFNVSATGQAMALAALGDADFVEASRVHNRDERARFVGKLEALGNHGLRALPTQANFVLVLFEGALTAEAAFDGLADRGYIVRWLPGQGLPQALRFTIGKPEDMDAIAVALREMAEAAQ from the coding sequence ATGACTGACAGCCAGACCATCAGCACCCGCCAAGCCCCGCAGCCCAAGCCGTGGATCGACGCGATCCATGCCTATGTGCCCGGCAAGTCCAAGGGCAAGGACGGCAAGCCGCTGATCAAGCTGTCGGCCAACGAGAACCCGCTCGGCACCAGCCGCCATGCGCTGGAAGCGCGCGCGCAGGCGCCGGCGCTCTATCCCGATCCCGACAGTACCGCCCTGCGCGAGGCGATTGCCGCCAGGCACGGCCTCGATGCGGCACGCGTCGTCATGGGCACCGGCTCGGACGAACTGCTCAACCTTGCCGCGCAGGGCTATGCGGGCCTTGGCGACGAAGTGATCTACGTGCGCTACGGCTTCTCGGTCTACGACATCGCCGCGCGGCGCTGCGGCGCAACCCCGGTCATCGCGCCCGACGCCGACTACGGCACCGACGTCGACGCCCTGCTCGCGCTGGTGACGGACCGGACCCGCGTGGTCTTCGTCGCCAACCCCAACAACCCGACCGGCTCCTACCTGCCAAAGGGCGAGATCGCGCGGCTTCACGCCGGGCTTCCCGCCGACGTGCTGCTGGTGCTCGACCAGGCTTACGGCGAATATGTCGCGCCCGAGGACGACGATGGATCGCTGGCATTGGCCCGGGCGCATGACAATGTGCTGGTGACGCGCACTTTCTCGAAGATCTTCGGCCTTGCCGGGGAACGGATCGGCTGGGCCACCGGCGCGCCGGGGATCGTCGCCACGCTCAACCGTATTCGCGGACCGTTCAACGTCTCCGCCACCGGCCAGGCCATGGCGCTGGCCGCGCTGGGCGATGCCGATTTCGTGGAGGCCAGCCGCGTCCACAACCGCGACGAACGCGCGCGCTTCGTGGGCAAGCTCGAAGCGCTGGGCAACCACGGTCTGCGTGCCCTGCCCACCCAGGCGAACTTCGTGCTGGTCCTGTTCGAAGGCGCGCTGACCGCCGAAGCCGCTTTCGACGGCCTCGCCGACCGGGGCTACATCGTGCGCTGGCTGCCGGGACAGGGCCTGCCGCAGGCCCTGCGCTTCACCATCGGCAAGCCCGAGGACATGGACGCGATCGCCGTCGCGCTGCGCGAAATGGCGGAAGCCGCGCAATGA
- a CDS encoding glutathione S-transferase family protein encodes MWHIFQFPLCPFSRKVRLLMAEKGIAYELQTARPWEGEDRLFEMNPAGRTPVVKETERGTVIVDSRAICEYFEETVDRNPQISGTAVQRAEIRRLIAMFDENFYHDVSGPLLHERMKKRLVLRQSPDAKVLRESMKLAHDYLDYIDYLIDNRPWLAGATMTLADLAAAAQISVADYLGGLDWSSHEQARGWYLVMKSRPSFRPLLSERMEVIQPPSHYAEVDA; translated from the coding sequence ATGTGGCACATCTTCCAGTTTCCGCTCTGCCCCTTCAGCCGCAAGGTTCGGCTTCTCATGGCCGAAAAGGGCATCGCCTACGAACTCCAGACCGCGCGCCCGTGGGAGGGTGAGGACCGGCTGTTCGAGATGAACCCGGCAGGGCGCACCCCCGTGGTCAAGGAAACCGAACGCGGCACCGTCATCGTCGATAGCCGCGCCATCTGCGAATATTTCGAGGAAACCGTCGATCGCAACCCGCAGATCAGCGGCACTGCCGTGCAGCGCGCGGAAATCCGCCGCTTGATCGCCATGTTCGACGAGAATTTCTATCACGACGTATCCGGTCCGCTCCTGCATGAGCGGATGAAGAAGCGCCTCGTCCTGCGCCAGTCACCCGATGCCAAGGTGCTGCGCGAATCGATGAAGCTCGCTCACGACTATCTCGACTATATCGATTACCTGATCGACAACCGTCCCTGGCTGGCGGGCGCGACGATGACACTGGCGGATCTTGCCGCGGCGGCGCAGATCTCGGTGGCCGATTACCTCGGCGGTCTCGACTGGTCGAGCCACGAGCAGGCGCGGGGCTGGTATCTGGTGATGAAGTCGCGGCCTTCGTTCCGGCCGCTGCTCAGCGAGCGCATGGAAGTGATCCAGCCGCCCAGCCACTACGCCGAAGTGGACGCCTGA
- a CDS encoding GNAT family N-acetyltransferase, producing the protein MTASHIELSDDPARLDVARIHGWLATSYWCPGIERAQVEKQIAGSHCLGAYREDGAQIGFARVISDRASFAWLADVWVDESVRGQGIGRRLAGWFVEHPDYAGIRRFGLTTADAHGVYAALGFKPLARPDRLMERLSPAFAAIMEAGE; encoded by the coding sequence GTGACGGCATCGCATATCGAACTGTCAGACGATCCCGCCCGGCTGGATGTGGCCCGCATCCACGGCTGGCTGGCCACCAGCTACTGGTGCCCCGGCATCGAGCGCGCGCAAGTCGAGAAGCAGATCGCGGGCTCGCACTGCCTTGGCGCCTATCGCGAGGACGGGGCCCAGATCGGCTTCGCCCGCGTCATTTCCGACCGCGCCAGTTTCGCCTGGCTGGCGGACGTGTGGGTGGATGAAAGCGTGCGCGGGCAGGGGATCGGCCGGCGCCTTGCCGGCTGGTTCGTGGAGCATCCCGACTATGCAGGCATTCGCCGTTTCGGCCTTACCACGGCCGATGCCCACGGGGTCTATGCGGCGCTCGGCTTCAAGCCGCTGGCGCGCCCGGACCGGCTGATGGAGCGGCTTTCCCCCGCCTTTGCGGCGATAATGGAGGCAGGCGAATGA
- a CDS encoding PQQ-dependent dehydrogenase, methanol/ethanol family gives MIARPCSAALRLFLAAFSPLVVTACDKPAQPIEQAMVADPDEWPSWGRTGTETHYSPLDEIDTGNVGKLKLAWHFDLEPGYTASTPLMAEGKVFLTTGHSHIRALDAVTGRQIWEYDGGTRERATSALQMSWGNKGIAYDAGHVFLVTTDGYVISLDAKTGREAWKTYDYPDAAPRNSNGAPRVFGGKVIVGFGGADISPARGFVTAYDEKTGKLAWRFYTTPGDPASPGNEKAEAIMRKTWPSGWTNPDGTRRGGGGTAWNAFSYDPELNLVYLGIGNGFPYNQARRSPGGGDNLFLSSIVAVDVNTGAYKWHYQVCPAEQWDCTATTDMTLATLKIDGKDRKVLMQAPKNGFFYVIDRATGAFISAEKIAKVTWADHIDGKTGRPVENPGIRYAGKPGLFEVWPGPTGAHSWMPQAYSPLTGLVYIPVIEQGALIGDGQKGGGEITAGMGVTLIPEVELPGSHRSFLKAWNPVTQSVAWEVELPGNWPGGVMASAGGLVFQGQIDGKFVARDAQTGKALWSFKTESPIVGAPITYRMNGRQYVTVITGSGGNGAGINSPGNAAFRTDYRLPRRVLTFALDGKDTIPPFQLPELAAPADPDFKPDLARAQAGAMLFGTRACLVCHGWNAIGGGAAPDLRYSPMITDAATFRQVVKGGALKMNGMPPFPDFTDEELETLRFYLRARAQAAPAEQKALLDKTRAAQASNAKPQDFVGKWNIVIQTPVGPQKAVMNLQVAGNVVTGKVTAEQGTVDVAGGVKNGRAKFQGKASMPMPITISYDITVRDGKMSGENANGPFGSFPLTGTRP, from the coding sequence GTGATCGCACGCCCATGCTCAGCCGCCTTGCGGCTATTCCTCGCGGCATTCTCGCCGCTCGTGGTCACCGCTTGCGACAAGCCCGCCCAGCCGATCGAACAGGCCATGGTCGCCGATCCCGACGAATGGCCCAGTTGGGGCCGCACCGGCACCGAAACGCACTATTCCCCGCTCGACGAGATAGACACCGGCAACGTCGGCAAACTCAAGCTCGCCTGGCATTTCGACCTTGAGCCCGGCTACACCGCCAGCACCCCGCTCATGGCGGAGGGCAAGGTCTTCCTCACCACCGGCCACTCGCACATCCGCGCGCTGGATGCCGTCACCGGACGGCAGATCTGGGAATATGACGGCGGCACCCGCGAACGCGCGACCTCGGCGCTCCAGATGTCGTGGGGCAACAAGGGCATCGCCTACGATGCCGGACACGTCTTCCTCGTCACTACCGACGGCTACGTGATATCGCTCGATGCGAAGACCGGCAGGGAAGCCTGGAAGACCTACGACTATCCGGACGCAGCCCCGCGCAATTCGAATGGCGCGCCCCGTGTCTTCGGCGGCAAGGTGATCGTCGGTTTCGGCGGGGCGGACATCAGCCCGGCGCGCGGCTTCGTCACCGCCTATGACGAAAAGACCGGCAAGCTCGCCTGGCGCTTCTATACCACCCCCGGCGATCCGGCCTCACCCGGCAACGAGAAAGCCGAGGCCATCATGCGCAAGACATGGCCCAGCGGCTGGACCAACCCCGACGGCACGCGCCGGGGCGGCGGCGGCACGGCATGGAACGCGTTCAGCTACGATCCGGAACTCAATCTCGTCTATCTCGGCATCGGCAACGGATTCCCCTACAATCAGGCCAGGCGCAGCCCCGGCGGGGGCGACAACCTGTTCCTCTCCTCGATCGTCGCGGTGGACGTGAACACCGGTGCCTACAAGTGGCACTATCAGGTGTGCCCGGCCGAGCAGTGGGACTGTACCGCCACCACCGACATGACGCTCGCCACGCTCAAGATCGACGGCAAGGACCGCAAGGTCCTGATGCAGGCGCCCAAGAACGGGTTCTTCTACGTGATCGACCGGGCGACCGGCGCCTTCATCTCCGCGGAAAAGATCGCCAAGGTCACCTGGGCCGATCATATCGACGGCAAGACCGGTCGTCCGGTCGAGAATCCCGGAATTCGCTATGCCGGGAAACCCGGCTTGTTCGAAGTCTGGCCGGGGCCGACCGGCGCCCACTCGTGGATGCCGCAGGCCTACAGCCCGCTGACCGGCCTCGTCTACATCCCGGTCATCGAACAAGGCGCCCTCATCGGCGACGGCCAGAAGGGCGGCGGCGAGATCACGGCCGGAATGGGCGTCACGCTGATCCCCGAGGTCGAACTGCCCGGCAGCCACAGGAGCTTCCTCAAGGCCTGGAACCCGGTCACGCAGTCGGTCGCCTGGGAAGTCGAACTGCCCGGCAACTGGCCCGGCGGCGTCATGGCCAGCGCTGGCGGCCTGGTGTTCCAGGGCCAGATCGACGGCAAGTTCGTGGCTCGCGATGCGCAGACCGGCAAGGCTCTCTGGTCGTTCAAGACCGAAAGCCCGATCGTCGGCGCTCCGATAACCTACCGGATGAACGGGCGCCAATATGTCACCGTCATCACCGGAAGCGGTGGTAACGGTGCCGGAATCAACTCGCCCGGCAACGCCGCCTTCCGCACCGACTACCGCCTGCCGCGCCGGGTACTGACTTTCGCGTTGGACGGAAAAGACACCATTCCCCCGTTCCAGCTTCCCGAACTCGCCGCCCCGGCCGACCCGGACTTCAAGCCCGATCTCGCCCGGGCCCAGGCCGGCGCGATGCTCTTTGGAACCCGCGCCTGCCTCGTCTGCCACGGCTGGAACGCGATCGGCGGCGGCGCCGCACCAGACCTGCGCTATTCGCCGATGATCACCGACGCCGCCACGTTCCGGCAGGTGGTGAAGGGCGGCGCACTGAAGATGAACGGCATGCCGCCCTTCCCCGACTTTACTGACGAGGAACTGGAAACCCTGCGCTTCTACCTCCGCGCCCGGGCACAAGCCGCCCCGGCCGAGCAGAAGGCGCTCCTGGACAAAACCAGGGCCGCACAGGCCAGCAACGCCAAACCGCAGGACTTCGTGGGTAAATGGAACATCGTGATCCAGACCCCGGTCGGTCCCCAGAAGGCCGTGATGAACCTCCAGGTCGCAGGCAACGTGGTGACCGGAAAGGTGACCGCAGAACAAGGCACGGTGGACGTCGCGGGCGGCGTGAAGAATGGCCGTGCGAAATTCCAGGGCAAGGCCTCGATGCCGATGCCCATCACCATTAGCTACGACATCACCGTTCGCGACGGCAAGATGAGCGGCGAGAATGCAAACGGCCCCTTCGGCAGCTTCCCGCTGACCGGCACTCGCCCCTGA